One region of Primulina tabacum isolate GXHZ01 chromosome 1, ASM2559414v2, whole genome shotgun sequence genomic DNA includes:
- the LOC142551534 gene encoding putative aspartyl aminopeptidase, protein MEKSVAQDLVEFLNASPTAFHAVDEAKKRLRSAGFEQVSEREEWKLQAGKKYFFTRNYSTIVAFAIGKKYVAGNGIYIIGAHTDSPCLKLKPVSKVSKGGFLEVGVQTYGGGLWHTWFDRDLSVAGRVIIRKQKDGSETYTHQLVRIDEPIMRIPTLAIHLDRGVNDGFKVNTQSHLAPILATSVKAELIKSTAENGSVEAGSLVGKKFEDETNSGNPKHHLPLLQLIAAQAGCEPDDICDFELQACDTQHSIIAGALKEFIFSGRLDNLCMSFCSLKALIDISSSESTLENETGVRMVALFDHEEIGSNSAQGAGSPVMLDALSRITSSFNSDTKFLPIAIQKSFLVSADMAHALHPNYMDRHEENHQPKMHGGLVIKHNANQRYATNAVTSFTFREIANKHKLPVQDFVVKNDMQCGSTIGPILASGVGIRTVDVGAPQLSMHSIREMCAVDDVKHSYEHFKAFFQEFSLLDSKLAVDDV, encoded by the exons ATGGAGAAATCAGTAGCACAAGATCTTGTGGAGTTCTTGAATGCTTCCCCTACAGCTTTTCACGCCGTCG ATGAAGCAAAGAAGAGATTGAGAAGCGCAGGGTTTGAGCAAGTATCAGAGAGGGAGGAATGGAAATTACAAGCtggaaagaaatattttttcaccAGGAATTATTCAACTATCGTTGCCTTTGCAATTGGTAAAAA ATATGTGGCTGGAAATGGAATTTATATAATCGGTGCTCACACTGATAGTccttgcctgaaattaaaaccaGTCTCCAAG GTATCAAAAGGTGGGTTCTTGGAAGTTGGTGTGCAAACTTATGGTGGCGGTTTATGGCACACATGGTTTGATCGTGACTTGTCTGTTGCTGGAAGAGTAATAATTAGAAAGCAAAAGGATGGCTCAGAAACATACACTCACCAACTTGTCAGAATTGACGAGCCCATTATGCGAATCCCGACTCTGGCGATTCACTTGGATAG GGGTGTTAATGATGGATTCAAGGTGAACACTCAGAGTCACTTAGCTCCAATTTTGGCCACATCGGTTAAG GCTGAACTGATTAAATCAACTGCCGAAAATGGTTCTGTTGAAGCTGGATCACTTGTTGGGAAGAAGTTTGAGGATGAAACTAATTCTGGCAATCCAAAGCATCATCTCCCTCTATTACAG CTGATTGCTGCTCAGGCTGGCTGTGAACCAGATGATATATGTGATTTTGAGTtgcaagcttgtgatactcagCATAGTATAATTGCTGGCGCGCTCAAGGAATTTATTTTCTCCGGAAGGCTTGATAACCTCTGCATGTCATTTTGTTCGCTGAAG GCTCTCATAGATATTTCATCATCTGAAAGCACTCTCGAAAATGAGACCGGAGTAAGAATGGTGGCCTTGTTTGATCACGAGGAGATTGGTTCTAATTCAGCACAAGGAGCTGGATCCCCAGTCATGCTCGATGCTTTATCGCGAATAACTAGTTCTTTCAACTCAGATACAAAG TTTCTACCAATCGCTATTCAAAAGAGTTTCTTAGTGTCAGCTGACATGGCTCATGCCTTGCATCCGAATTACATG GACCGACACGAAGAAAATCACCAGCCCAAGATGCATGGTGGGCTTGTCATCAAACACAATGCAAACCAAAGATATGCAACTAATGCAGTAACTTCCTTCACATTTCGGGAGATTGCTAACAAGCACAAACTTCCTGTTCAG GATTTTGTAGTCAAGAACGATATGCAATGTGGTTCGACAATTGGTCCCATTTTGGCGAGTGGTGTTGGCATCCGCACCGTTGATGTCGGAGCTCCACAACTGTCGATGCATAGCATTAGAGAAATGTGTGCAGTTGATGATGTAAAGCATTCTTATGAACACTTCAAGGCATTCTTCCAGGAGTTCTCTCTTCTTGATTCAAAACTTGCCGTAGACGATGTCTAG